DNA sequence from the Thermus caldifontis genome:
GCAGAACTTCGCCATCGGCAAAGAGGCCACCTATAACCCCATAAGGGCCGGGGAAGCGGCCAAGGCCTTGGCCGAGGCCTACCGGCAAAACGGCTTCCCCTTTACCCCCAAGGTGGAGGTGGAGGCCAAGGAGCAAGGGGGCAAGATGCTCCTCACCTTCCGGGTGGAGGAAAGCCCGGAGGTGAAGGAGGTGCGCCTCAGGGGGGTGAGCCTTCTGCCTGAGTCCGAGCTCCTCAAGACCCTGGAGCCCCTGAAGGGCCCCTTTGACTTCGCCAAGTACCAGGAGGCCCTTAGGGCCTTGGCCGCCCGCTACGAGCGGGCGGGCTACCGCTTTAGCGGCCCCGATGCCCAGGAAAGCCGCCTCGAGGCGGGCCTCCTCACCGTGGTGGTGCGGGAGCCTAAGGTGGTGCGCCTGGAGGGAGAAGGTTTGGACCTAACGGGTTTCCCCCTGAAGCCCGGGGATTACCTGCGCTATGACCTCCTCCTGGAAGGGGTGCAGGCCCTTTCCAAGAGGCTTTCCCGGGTGGTGAACTTCACCCTCACCCCCGAGGGGGAGGGGGTAGTGGTCCAGCTCCAGCTGGGCCCGGAAGGGGGGGTGATCGAGCGGGTGGAGCTAAGCGGCAACACCGCTTTCCCCACGCAAACCCTCCTGGGCCTCCTCCGGCTTAAGCCCGGCGAGGTCTACACCCCCGCCTTGGCCCAGGAGGACGCACGGCGCATCGCCAGCTACTACCAGGAAAGGGGCTACGAGGTGGCCGACGTGCGCTATGGCTTTCAGGAGGGGGTTTTCCGCTTGCAGGTGCTGGAGCTTAGAATCGGGGGCTACCGCCTGGAGTGGCAGGGGGAGCACCGCACCCAGGAGGAGGTGATCCTCAGGGAGCTTCCCAAGCCGGGAAGCCTCTTCAGCGTGCCCGCCCTGCGCCAAGCCATCGCCCGCCTCATGGCCACGGGGCTTCTTTCCGAGCCCCCCCGGGTGGGCCTGGCCCCTGGGGAAAAGGAGGACCAGGTGCTGGTGGTCCTCTCCCTGAAGGAGGCCCGCACCGGGCTCTTCCAGCCCGCCTTGGGCTGGAGCTCCTTGGAGGGCTGGTCGGGAAGCGTCTCCTTCAAGGAGACCAACCTCTTCGGCCTGGCCCACCAGGTGGGGGTGGACCTGGCCTTCGTGCAAAACGACGCCAAGGACAACCTCTCCCTCTCCGCCAGCTACACCATCCCCTGGCTCTACCTGGACTACCTGGACCTCCAGGAGGTGCGCACCAGCCTCTCCTTTAGCCTCTTCTCCACCCCCATCGGCAACAACAAGCTTTTGGACGGGAGCACCGAGACCGGCTGGGAGTACACGGAACGCCGCACCGGGGCCAGCTTCTCCCTCTCCCGCCCCTTCTCCCAGGACTTGGAGAACCTGCGCCTCTCCTTGGGGCTTTCCGCCCGGCGGTCCACGTATGCCCTCGAGGTCTATGACCCCAACGCCCCCTGCAACCCCGCCGTCAGCGATCCCAACGACCCCAAGTACTGCGACGGCACCGGGTACAAGAACCCCACCCTGGCCCGAAGCCTCCTCCCCACCCCCGGCTGGACCCTGAGGCTGGACACCGGACTCACCTACACCGATGTGGACAACCCCCGCTTTCGCACCCAGGGCTACGAGGCAAGCCTCAGCACCGGCTTGGGCCTTTCCTTCCCCGACACGGGGGGGCGGAGCTTCTTCGTGCCCTTGGTGGCCACAGGGAAGACCTACCTGCCTCTGGACGAGGAAAGGCGCCAGGCCCTGGCCTTCCGCCTCTCCGCCGGCACCCTTTTGGGCTTTCCCCCGGAAAGCGAGCGCTTCTTCCTCTCCGGGGGTGGGGCCGAGGCCTTCCTCCTAAGGGGCTACGAGGACCGCAAGTACGGGGGGCTTTCCTTCGCCACGGGGAGCGTGGAGTACCGCTACGACTTCCGCCTCTCCCCCCAGGGGGGCACCAACCTCTACGGCATCCTCTTCACCGACTTGGGGCTTGCCGACAACACCGGCGGGGTCAAGTGGGGGGCAGGCCTGGGCTTCCAGCTGGACCTGGACCTCTTCGGGGCCCTTCTTCCCTCCTTGCGCCTGGACTACGCCTTTAGCCCGGAAAGCCCCACGGGAAGGCTCCACTTCCGCATCGGGCCCATGTTCTAAGGCCTTTGGGGAAGCCCTCTTTTGCGCTACAATGGGCCCGTGGCCCAAGAGGTCCTAGGCCCTACCCCAAAAGCCCTCGCCCAAGTGTGCAGCCGCTTTGGCGTACGGCGCCTTTGGGTGTTCGGTTCCTTTGCCCGGGGAGAAGCAGATGCGGAAAGCGACCTGGACCTTTTGGTTGAGTTCCAACCCGGCAAGGTACCGGGCCTGGACTTCCTGGC
Encoded proteins:
- a CDS encoding BamA/OMP85 family outer membrane protein, giving the protein MKRLFALVLLGLMALAAPIREVVVEGGDPVLQALARAALPFGVGDEPGNLEEAKKALLATGYFQGVEVRLEGDVLKVLLTPYPPIGQVQVEGKAFPQEVLLHFLEQNFAIGKEATYNPIRAGEAAKALAEAYRQNGFPFTPKVEVEAKEQGGKMLLTFRVEESPEVKEVRLRGVSLLPESELLKTLEPLKGPFDFAKYQEALRALAARYERAGYRFSGPDAQESRLEAGLLTVVVREPKVVRLEGEGLDLTGFPLKPGDYLRYDLLLEGVQALSKRLSRVVNFTLTPEGEGVVVQLQLGPEGGVIERVELSGNTAFPTQTLLGLLRLKPGEVYTPALAQEDARRIASYYQERGYEVADVRYGFQEGVFRLQVLELRIGGYRLEWQGEHRTQEEVILRELPKPGSLFSVPALRQAIARLMATGLLSEPPRVGLAPGEKEDQVLVVLSLKEARTGLFQPALGWSSLEGWSGSVSFKETNLFGLAHQVGVDLAFVQNDAKDNLSLSASYTIPWLYLDYLDLQEVRTSLSFSLFSTPIGNNKLLDGSTETGWEYTERRTGASFSLSRPFSQDLENLRLSLGLSARRSTYALEVYDPNAPCNPAVSDPNDPKYCDGTGYKNPTLARSLLPTPGWTLRLDTGLTYTDVDNPRFRTQGYEASLSTGLGLSFPDTGGRSFFVPLVATGKTYLPLDEERRQALAFRLSAGTLLGFPPESERFFLSGGGAEAFLLRGYEDRKYGGLSFATGSVEYRYDFRLSPQGGTNLYGILFTDLGLADNTGGVKWGAGLGFQLDLDLFGALLPSLRLDYAFSPESPTGRLHFRIGPMF
- a CDS encoding nucleotidyltransferase family protein encodes the protein MAQEVLGPTPKALAQVCSRFGVRRLWVFGSFARGEADAESDLDLLVEFQPGKVPGLDFLALENELSRLLGRRVDLHTPRSLSRYFREEVLKEARPLYEETEPF